The Spirochaetota bacterium DNA segment CGGCGTTCACCCTTTACGACACGGCCCCACGGATGTAAAGGATTTTTCCACGCCTTCCGGGATTATTTAACACCCGATACATAAAGCGCTTTTGGGGGAAGGCGCTAACGAAAAGACGGCGCGGGGAGTCGAGAAAACCCGATAAGCCCCTTAAAGGACTCCCTTCGCACGGGCACCCGCCACCAAAGCGCCTACTTGACGCGCGCGATTTCGAGAAACGAAGCGGCCTTGAGCGAGGCCCCGCCTACCAGCGCGCCGTCGATGTCATCCATGGCGTAAAGCCCGGCTATGTTGTCGGGCTTTACCGAACCGCCGTACAGGATCGGCATGTCGGCGGCGACGGCCTCGCCGAACTTCCCGGCGACGACGCTTCGGATATACCGGTGCATGGACTGGGCGATATCGGGTGTGGCGACCTTCCCGGTGCCGATCGCCCATACCGGTTCGTAGGCGATGACGACCGAGGCGGCCTCGTCCTTCGAGAGGCCCTCGAAGGCCCTTTCGGTCTGTACGCGCACCACGTCTTCGGAGCGGCCCGACTCGCGCTCCTCCAGAAGCTCGCCGACGCACACCATGGGAAAAAGCCCTTCGGCGAGCGCGGCGCGCAGCTTCTTTCGCACGTCGTCGTCGGTCTCATGGAAAACCTGACGCCGCTCCGAGTGGCCGATGAGTATCCAGCTCGCTCCCGCGTTTTTCACCATGGCCGGCGAGATCTCCCCGGTGAAGGCCCCCTCCCTCTCGAAATACATGTTCTGCGCGCCCGCCATAACGGCGCTTCCCGCGCAGAGGGCCGCAACCTCCCGCAAATGCACCGCGGGCGCAAAGACGATCACCCCGCGCCCGGGCGACTCATTGAGTCCCTCGATTATTCCGCGCACGAGGGCGAGCGCCTCCCCGAGCATGGTGTACATCTTCCAGTTTCCGGCGAAAATCTTTTTTCGTGCCATGGGTGTACCGGGCCCCCGCTTCTATTTCATCACGTACTTCACGAGATCGACCACCCGCTTCGAATAGCCCCACTCGTTGTCGTACCACGAAAGCACCTTCACCAGGGTGCCGTCGACCGTGAAAATCGACTGACCGTCCACGATCGAGGAGTGCGGATTGCCCAGGAAATCAACCGACACCAGCGGCTCCATGCAGACATCGAGGTAACCCTTCAGCTTGCCGCCGGCCGCCGCTTTGAGCGCGGCGAGCACATCCTCTTTCGATGTCGACTTCCTGACCGTGCAGACAAAGTCCACCAGCGATACGTTGGGGGTTGGCACGCGGACGGCGAGGCCGTCGAGCTTGCCCTTGAGCTCGGGGATGACGAGCGTCACCGCCTTCGCCGCGCCCGTGGTGGTGGGAATCATCGACAGTGCGGCCGCGCGCGCCCTGCGCAGGTCATTGTGCGGAAAGTCGAGAATGCGCTGATCGTTGGTGTATGAGTGTATGGTGGTCATCAGGCCCTTCTCGATACCGAAGGAGTCATGAAGCACCTTGACCACGGGGGCGAGACAGTTGGTGGTGCAGGACGCATTGGATATGACGTGATGCTCCGCGGCCTTGTACTTGTCCTCGTTAACCCCGAGCACAATGGTGATGTCCTCACCCTTCGCCGGCGCGGTGATGATGACCTTTTTTGCCCCGGCCTCCATATGCGCCACGGCCTTCGCCTTCTCGGTAAACCTGCCGGTCGATTCTATCACCACCTCGACACCGTCCGCCTTCCATGGCAGAAGCCCTGGCTCCTTCTCGGAATGGATGCGTATCTTTTTCCCGTCAACTATGATCTCGTTTTCGGTATGCGAAACCCCTCCTTTAAAAATGCCGAAGACCGAATCATACTTGAAGAGGTGCGCGAGCGTGGCGGCGTCGGTCAGGTCGTTGATTCCCGCTACCTCGATGTCGCCGTAAAGCTCCTTCTCCTGCATGATGATGCGCAGGATATTTCTGCCGATTCTTCCAAAACCGTTTATGCCTATTTTTACGCTCATCACTTCACCCTCTGATTAGTTTATTATCGCCTCGGGACACGGGGCAAGCGCCTTCACAACGCCGTACCGACCATCCGATAACGCGGACACCGCGAAGCGAACTTCAAAACAGTATTATTGACGGGACGGCATGTCAAGCATTAAGGCTTTCGATAAATTCGGCAATCCTTTCGTTAACCTCCTCATGCCGTTCGAAATAGGACAGGTGGCCCTCTCCTTCACACACCTCCAGTCGCGCGCCGGGCATCCCCGCCGCGAGCGTCCTGGACACGTCGAGGGGCACCATTTTATCGCCGGTACAGGCGAGTACGATAGATGGGACGCCGACTTCCTTCAGCATACTCGTGTAATCGAAAGACGCACAGATGCGGAAATCATTCTTCACCCGGACGGGATCGAGCGACTGGGCCTCCTTAAGCACCATCTGGCGCACCTCCTCGGGAAGCGCCTTGCTGTATGATAGCTTAACGAGAAATTCGCAAAAGACCTTGAAATCCTTATCGAGAAAATCGAATACGAGATCCGACACGGGAAGCTTCGCCCCGGTGTTGAGAAAAACAAGGCCCGCTATTTTTTCAGGAAAAGATCGGTACGCCTCCAGGATGATACCGCCTCCCATTGAATGACCCGCGAGTACGCAGCGACCGACTTTTTCGGCCTCCACGACTGCCGCGACGGCGCCGACATAGTCCGCCATCGATGGAAGTGTCTCGATCGCCGACCTGCCGTGCCCGGGAAGGTCGACCGCGACAACCGTCCTCTTTCCCCTGAAATACTCGAGCTGGTAATGAAACTGGCGCGAATCTCCGGCCGCCCCATGGATGAAAATGATGGGAGGGGCGCTTCCTCCCTCCGCCATCCGGTATTTCAGTTCGCCGACTGGTGTCGCGCAACTCTTGATCCGTATAGCCATCACTCCTCCCTGCAGCCTGCCCATTGTTCAATCCACTTTTTCGCTTACCGCGCGGTCATTAACAAGCACTTTTTCAGCGGAAGAGCCGCCTTCCTTTTCCGTTTTCATGTTCCACCCTGATACGCCTGCGTCATACTGCACCCGGACATCCCATGAAGCGAACGGTCAACGTCCAAGGCCCGGACGTAAGAACGGGCGACGATCATGATCATCGCCCGTTCCCGGGAATCGCCGCCTGTCATTATCCTCTCCGACTCATTGACATTTTCAAGCAGCCGGGCATTATGATTCCGGGCGGCGTTCCACTTTTCCGGTGTGCGATTTCCATACCCGGCGAGATTGAAATCCCGGAGGGAGCTTCGCCTTCCCGCATGCCGGCCGGGTGCCTCGGGCTCGTCAACGCCTTCGGCTTCAGGGGCTACGGCGGACCGCAGCCGCCCGGGGGAAGCGGCATGCATCGCTACGAACTGGCCGCCTAAGCACTCTCCGAGGCGCTGAAAATCGGGGAGAGGGAGGTCTTCGAGGCTAACTTTCTCGAGCCTGTCAGGAATAAAGTTCTTGCAAAATCGACAATTACGGGCGGTTTTAAGAACAGGTGGCGGGCTGAACCATGACGTCTTTGCACTCGTTCGTCCCGGTAAAGACTGTCATCACTCACGCCGCGCCTGTCCGGCGGTTGTAAAATATTACGGCGAGTTAACGCGACGTCCGCGTCGGGGCTTTCATCAATGAACAAGAAAGAGCGCGGCGAACTGATCGTCGAATGCGCAAAGCGGCTCTTCGTGCGCAAGGGCTTTCATGGCGTGACGGCGAGCGACATCATCGAAGAGGCGCGCATCGCCCGCAGCACCTTTTACGCGCACTTTCCCGGCAGGATGGAGATATTCCAGATCCTTGTCGACCGCTACTCCGCGATCCTCCTTGACTCCATTATGGGCATAAACATCTCCCGCGCCGGGGACAACGCGCCGCTCTCCGCGCAGATCCGCGAAATGAGCGCAGGCCTCGTCGACGCCATCGACCGGAACCGCGACCTCACGCTCCTGCTCATCACCGCTCCGCTGGGCCACGACGACCAGTTCGACCGGAGCGTTTCCGATTTCTTTTCGAAGATACTGTCGGCCATACGACAGCTTTTGGCGGAGGGAATGGAGGGCCGCACCATACGGAAGCTCGATCCCGACACCATATCGTACGTCATCCTCGGCAGTATAAAGCAGATACTGCTGCAATGGCTTGTTTACCGGGAGATTGACGACATACACGCAGCGCTCGACGACATCACCGAATACACGCTCTTCGGCATTGCCGCCCTGTCGCCGGCGAAAACGCTTTGACACTGCGCGGCTTGCCGCGCAATCGGAGGACGGTATGAACGCACTCGATCGCTTCTTTAAAATCGGCGAGCGCGGCTCGAGCATCCGCACCGAGGTCCTGGCCGGACTCACCACCTTCGTAACCATGGCGTACATCATATTCGTCCAACCGGCAATCCTCTCGGCCGGAGGCATGGACTTCGGCGCGGTGCTGGTCGCCACCTGCCTCTCGTCCGCTATCGCGAGCGTCGCGATGGGCCTGTACGCCAATTACCCGATCGCGCTCGCCCCGGCCATGGGCGAGAACTTCTTCTTCTCGTTCGTGGTGATCGTCGCAATGGGCGTCCCCTGGGACGTGGCGCTGGGCATCATCTTCCACTCGGCGGTGCTCTTTCTCATCCTCTCGCTCTTCAAGGTGCGCGAACAGATCATCAACGCCATCCCGCCGTCGTTCAAAGCCGGAATCGCCGTTGGAATCGGCGTTTTCATCGCCTTCATCGGCCTGGTGTACGGCGGTATCGTCGAGAAATCGCCGGGCGGAGTTCTTCAGCTTGGCAAAGTGCAGTCCGTCCATGTGCTGCTTCCCTTCGCGGGGCTGCTTGTAATGGCCGCGCTCTCGCGCCTGCGCGTGAGGGGGGCCATGCTTATCGGCATGCTCGTCACCACACTCGCGGCGCTGCCATTGGGCATCGTCCAGTTCCACGGCTTCGTGAGCATGCCCCCATCGATTGAGCCGACCTTTCTGAAGATGGACCTGTTGACGGCGCTACGGCCCGAGTACTGGCCGCTCATACTGGTCTTCCTCTTTATGGACCTCTTCGACACGGTGGGCACCGTGGTGGGCGTCACCCAGCAGGCCGGACTCATGAGGGAGGACGGTACGGTTCCGAAACTGCGCGAGATCCTCATCACCGATTCGGCCGCATCGGTGCTGGGCGCGGCTCTGGGGACCTCCACGGTGGTCACCTACATCGAGAGCTCTGCCGGCGTGCAGGAGGGCGGGCGCACGGGCCTTACCGCGGTGGTGGCGGGACTTCTGTTCCTCGCGGCGCTCTTCTTCGAGCCGCTTGCGAAAATGCTCGGCGGCGGGTTTTCGCCGGGCGAGGGAGCCATGACGCTCTACCCGGTCATCGCGCCGGCGCTCATCTTTGTTGGTTCCATGCTCCTGCGAAACGCCGCGCGTATCGACTTCTCCGACATCACCGAGTCGCTGCCGGCGTTTCTGGTGGTGATCGGGATGCCGCTCACCTACTCGATCGCCGACGGACTTGCGTTCGGGTTCATTTCTTACCCGATTATCAAGATACTCACCGGCAGGCTCAGGGACGTGCATCCCATCATGTTTGCGCTCGGCGTGGTATTTATTCTGAGGTACGCGTTTTTATAGGATGATCAGGTTTCAGGCCCCGCTCACGATCGTCGCCTGAATGCGCAATCTCTCAATCCCCCTCAAACTCACAGAGGGCGAACATCCTGTGGCCCGCCTCTTTTATCTTAGCGCGCCCGCCCACGTCGGGAAGGTCGACGATGAACGCCATTTCGACCACGGCGCCGCCCAGCTTCTCGATGAGCTTCGTCGCGGCCATGGCCGTGCCGCCGGTGGCGAGCAGGTCGTCGACGATCAGCACGCGGTCTCCGGGTTTGATCGCATCGACGTGCATCTCGATGATGTCGGTGCCGTACTCGAGTTCGTACTCGTGGCGCTCGGTCTTATATGGAAGCTTTCCTTTTTTCCGCACGGGGACGAAGCCTTTCCCCAGCCTGTACGCAACCGCTCCGCCCAGGATGAACCCGCGCGCCTCGAGCCCTACCACGACATCGATGGGCATTTCCCGGTATCGCTCGACGAAAGAGTCGATCACCTCGCGCAGGCCCTCGGCATCTTTAAGGAGCGTGGTGATGTCGCGGAACATGATCCCCTTTTTCGGAAAATCGGGGATGGTGCGGATTTTCGATTTGATGGACATGGGCGCATGCCCTCCATTTATAATGATTGCGGGCGCGCACATTGAAGACGCGGATCCGGATCCGCGTCTTCAATGTGCGCGTCTTCCATTACGCCATGCTCTCCCCGGATACGTCAATTCTCTTTCGACCGAATTCGTCCATATTAACCGGTTCCGGTTCGCGCTTTGCGTAATCATCATCCTTCGCCGCTATATTTTGCAGGTACACCCCCACCATGCGGTTGACGTCACTCTCGCCGTCATAAAAGAGGGTGAGGAGGCGGGGAAACGTTTCCGCGCGTTCATGCAGGCGCGGATATGCATCCGTACCATGGTGTTCCGCGACCCGGCCAACCCGCGCGGCATCGCCCTGAAACAGCGCGTTCGTGATGTTCCCCGGCATGCAGCCGAACGGCGCGCAGTTCACCACCAGCGCCGCACCGTCGTCCGCAAATGCCGCGGCGCGACCCAGCGTGAGGATGGCCTCGCCCTCGAATTCGACCGGTAGGAAGCGTTTCCCGTAATCAATCATCGCCTCGATGGTTGGTTCGCGCCTATGGGAGAGATGCGCGTCCATGGCGCGCTCGAATTTATGATAACGGTGAAAGAGATAGGCGGTCTTGAGCCCCACCACGGTCCGATTCCAGAAACCGGTCCGGTTTCGCCTGGCGGAATGACGCTCCATCCACGCTGTGTAGAGTATCCACTCGGAGATCGGCGTAAGCCAGGCCTCGCCGCCGAAGCTCTCGATGGCGCGTACAAGGTCGTTGTTGCAATAGGGATTGCAGCGTACGTAGATCTCGCCGACGACGCCAACCAGCGGTTTTTCAACGAGCGAAACGGGCACGCGTGAGATCGAGTCGAGCGCCGCGAGGGTTGCCGCAATGAGGTCGCTTTTCGAGCCGGCGGCCTCCTCCACTCGCCGGAGGGCCTCTTCGGCCGCGCGATCGACCGAGCCCGGTTCCCGCTCATACGGCCTTCTCGCGCAGATCTGCTTGAAGAGCATGTCGCCCGAGATGATGATGTTCCACAGGTACATGCGCAGGCCCTCGGGCATCCCCATGTACGAATTGACCGATGACGGTGAAAAGATCTCCGCCTGGCCGAAACCGTTCTCGGCCAGGATCCTGCGGTGGAGCAGCGTATACTGGCCG contains these protein-coding regions:
- a CDS encoding alpha/beta hydrolase, which encodes MAIRIKSCATPVGELKYRMAEGGSAPPIIFIHGAAGDSRQFHYQLEYFRGKRTVVAVDLPGHGRSAIETLPSMADYVGAVAAVVEAEKVGRCVLAGHSMGGGIILEAYRSFPEKIAGLVFLNTGAKLPVSDLVFDFLDKDFKVFCEFLVKLSYSKALPEEVRQMVLKEAQSLDPVRVKNDFRICASFDYTSMLKEVGVPSIVLACTGDKMVPLDVSRTLAAGMPGARLEVCEGEGHLSYFERHEEVNERIAEFIESLNA
- the gap gene encoding type I glyceraldehyde-3-phosphate dehydrogenase, whose amino-acid sequence is MSVKIGINGFGRIGRNILRIIMQEKELYGDIEVAGINDLTDAATLAHLFKYDSVFGIFKGGVSHTENEIIVDGKKIRIHSEKEPGLLPWKADGVEVVIESTGRFTEKAKAVAHMEAGAKKVIITAPAKGEDITIVLGVNEDKYKAAEHHVISNASCTTNCLAPVVKVLHDSFGIEKGLMTTIHSYTNDQRILDFPHNDLRRARAAALSMIPTTTGAAKAVTLVIPELKGKLDGLAVRVPTPNVSLVDFVCTVRKSTSKEDVLAALKAAAGGKLKGYLDVCMEPLVSVDFLGNPHSSIVDGQSIFTVDGTLVKVLSWYDNEWGYSKRVVDLVKYVMK
- a CDS encoding NCS2 family permease, whose product is MNALDRFFKIGERGSSIRTEVLAGLTTFVTMAYIIFVQPAILSAGGMDFGAVLVATCLSSAIASVAMGLYANYPIALAPAMGENFFFSFVVIVAMGVPWDVALGIIFHSAVLFLILSLFKVREQIINAIPPSFKAGIAVGIGVFIAFIGLVYGGIVEKSPGGVLQLGKVQSVHVLLPFAGLLVMAALSRLRVRGAMLIGMLVTTLAALPLGIVQFHGFVSMPPSIEPTFLKMDLLTALRPEYWPLILVFLFMDLFDTVGTVVGVTQQAGLMREDGTVPKLREILITDSAASVLGAALGTSTVVTYIESSAGVQEGGRTGLTAVVAGLLFLAALFFEPLAKMLGGGFSPGEGAMTLYPVIAPALIFVGSMLLRNAARIDFSDITESLPAFLVVIGMPLTYSIADGLAFGFISYPIIKILTGRLRDVHPIMFALGVVFILRYAFL
- a CDS encoding adenine phosphoribosyltransferase — translated: MSIKSKIRTIPDFPKKGIMFRDITTLLKDAEGLREVIDSFVERYREMPIDVVVGLEARGFILGGAVAYRLGKGFVPVRKKGKLPYKTERHEYELEYGTDIIEMHVDAIKPGDRVLIVDDLLATGGTAMAATKLIEKLGGAVVEMAFIVDLPDVGGRAKIKEAGHRMFALCEFEGD
- the tpiA gene encoding triose-phosphate isomerase, translated to MARKKIFAGNWKMYTMLGEALALVRGIIEGLNESPGRGVIVFAPAVHLREVAALCAGSAVMAGAQNMYFEREGAFTGEISPAMVKNAGASWILIGHSERRQVFHETDDDVRKKLRAALAEGLFPMVCVGELLEERESGRSEDVVRVQTERAFEGLSKDEAASVVIAYEPVWAIGTGKVATPDIAQSMHRYIRSVVAGKFGEAVAADMPILYGGSVKPDNIAGLYAMDDIDGALVGGASLKAASFLEIARVK
- a CDS encoding TetR/AcrR family transcriptional regulator, which gives rise to MNKKERGELIVECAKRLFVRKGFHGVTASDIIEEARIARSTFYAHFPGRMEIFQILVDRYSAILLDSIMGINISRAGDNAPLSAQIREMSAGLVDAIDRNRDLTLLLITAPLGHDDQFDRSVSDFFSKILSAIRQLLAEGMEGRTIRKLDPDTISYVILGSIKQILLQWLVYREIDDIHAALDDITEYTLFGIAALSPAKTL